The sequence CGCCTTTCCAGAAGCGTCTTGGTCAAACTTTTAAGTGGCTCAGCTCACAGGGGCCCGACCCTTGCGACGGGTGACCGTCAGTGCCGTACGGCATGATGCGAGCGTGACCGGACGACTCATGCTTCTCGACACCGCCTCGCTGTACTTCCGCGCCTACTTCGGCGTGCCGGACTCCGTGAAGGCGCCGGACGGCTCGCCGGTGAACGCCGTGCGCGGGCTGCTGGACTTCATCGACCGACTGGTCAAGGATCACCGGCCGGAGCGGCTGGTGGCCTGTATGGACGCCGACTGGCGGCCGCAGTGGCGGGTGGACCTCATCCCCACCTACAAGGCGCACCGGGTGGCGGTGGAGCACGAGGGCGGGCCGGACGAGGAGGAGGTGCCGGACACGCTCTCCCCGCAGGTGCCGGTCATCGAGGCCGTGCTGGACGCGGCCGGCATCGCCAGGGTCGGCGTCGAGGGGTACGAGGCGGACGATGTGATCGGCACGTTCACCGCCCGCGCGGACGGCCCGGTGGACATCGTCACCGGCGACCGCGACCTCTATCAGCTGGTCGACGACGAGCGCGGGATCCGGGTGCTGTACCCGCTCAAGGGTGTCGGCACGCTGCAGATGACCGATGAGGCGGTGCTGCGCGAGAAGTACGGGGTCGACGGCCGGGGGTACGCGGATCTGGCGCTGCTGCGCGGCGATCCGAGCGACGGGCTGCCGGGCGTGGCCGGCATCGGCGAGAAGACGGCGGCCAAGCTGCTCGCCGAGTTCGGCGATCTGGCCGGGATCATGGCGGCGGTCGACGACCCGCAGGCCAAGCTCACCCCGTCGCAGCGCAAACGGCTCGACGAGGCCCGGCCGTATGTCGCCCTCGCGCCGAAGGTGGTGCGGGTCGCGGACGACGTCCCGCTGCCGGACGTCGACATCGCCCTGCCGCACGCCCCGCGGGATCCGGCGGGACTCGAGGCGCTGGCGGCGCGCTGGGGGCTCGGCGGCTCCCTGCAACGGCTGCTGACCACGCTCGCGGAGTGATCCCTACGGAATATTCCTGCAAAACGCGTTCATGAAGCGTTCCCGGAGCCCCTGTTGAGCGGAGAGAGATGCTAACTTAGGTAAACCTAACCAATGCAGCAGGAGGTCGTGATGGCCGAGCGTCCGGGACGACAGCCGCGCAAGCCCCGTACCGCACGGGTGGTGCGCACCGAGCGGCTCACCCCGCACATGCAGCGCGTGGTGCTCGGTGGCGAGGGACTCGCCGGTCTCCCGGCGGACACCTGCACCGACCACTACGTGAAGCTGCTGTTCGCACCGGCGGGCGTGAGCTACCCGGAGCCCTTCGACCTGGAGCGGATCCGGGCGGAGTTCCCCCGTGAGCAGTGGCCGGTCACGCGGACGTACACGGTGCGCGCCTGGGACCCCGAACACCTCGAACTGACCCTGGACTTCGTCATCCACGGCGACGAGGGCCTGGCCGGGCCGTGGGCCGCCCGGGTGCGGCCCGGGGAGACCGTGCGCTTCATCGGTCCTGGTGGCGCGTACGCGCCCGACCCGAGCGCCGACTGGCATCTGCTCGCCGGTGACGAGAGCGCGCTGCCCGCGATCGCCCGCGCCCTGGAGTCGCTGCCGGCCGGTACCCGGGCGCATGCCTTCGTGGAGGTGTCGGGCCCCGAGGAGGAGCAGAAGATCGACTCCGAAGTGGAGGTCGTCTGGCTGCACCGCGGGGACCGGCCGGTGGGCGAGGCCCTGCTGGAGGCGGTGGAGGCGCTCACGTTCCCGCAGGGCCGGCTGCA is a genomic window of Streptomyces griseochromogenes containing:
- a CDS encoding 5'-3' exonuclease, with protein sequence MTGRLMLLDTASLYFRAYFGVPDSVKAPDGSPVNAVRGLLDFIDRLVKDHRPERLVACMDADWRPQWRVDLIPTYKAHRVAVEHEGGPDEEEVPDTLSPQVPVIEAVLDAAGIARVGVEGYEADDVIGTFTARADGPVDIVTGDRDLYQLVDDERGIRVLYPLKGVGTLQMTDEAVLREKYGVDGRGYADLALLRGDPSDGLPGVAGIGEKTAAKLLAEFGDLAGIMAAVDDPQAKLTPSQRKRLDEARPYVALAPKVVRVADDVPLPDVDIALPHAPRDPAGLEALAARWGLGGSLQRLLTTLAE
- a CDS encoding siderophore-interacting protein, translating into MAERPGRQPRKPRTARVVRTERLTPHMQRVVLGGEGLAGLPADTCTDHYVKLLFAPAGVSYPEPFDLERIRAEFPREQWPVTRTYTVRAWDPEHLELTLDFVIHGDEGLAGPWAARVRPGETVRFIGPGGAYAPDPSADWHLLAGDESALPAIARALESLPAGTRAHAFVEVSGPEEEQKIDSEVEVVWLHRGDRPVGEALLEAVEALTFPQGRLQAFVHGEATFVKELRRLLRVELQIPREDLSISGYWRLGHNEDGWQAGKREWNARIEAEQESGGAAAA